One part of the Actinomyces howellii genome encodes these proteins:
- the metE gene encoding 5-methyltetrahydropteroyltriglutamate--homocysteine S-methyltransferase, translating into MSTTAALPAATILGYPRIGADRELKRAVEAYWRGASDASTLREQAAALRTATRQRLTALGLTEASSVPADFTLYDQVLQVTATLGAVPARFRDLLGADPTRPGAVDLDGYFTLARGEGERPAMEMTKWLDSNYHYLVPEIDEATPIDYVETTIADQVREAVAVGVTPRPVVVGPVSYLLLSKASDEAGEDFHPLDRLGDVVDAYGHLLADLQAAGAQWVQLDEPALTSDAWDVEQGRILAAVRDAYTWLGAVVERPAVLVAGTYGSLGESLPVLASTPVEAVALDLVAGSVPPAQELAALEGKAVVAGIVSGRNIWRTDLAAALDTLEELRAALPEGTAVSVATSTSLQHVPHDVERETALDPAVRSWLAFADQKVGEVLTLARGLAQGREAVAAELARDAELRAERAAHPGVNRPEVRSAVAAVTDADRTRAPYAERKAAQDERLGLPELPTTTIGSFPQTAEIRKARAAHRRGELDAAGYDAAMRAEIARVVALQEELGLDVLVHGEAERNDMVQYFAELLDGFSATEHGWVQSYGSRCTRPSILWGDITRPAPMTVAWSSYAQSLTDKPMKGMLTGPVTIMAWSFVRDDVPRAQVADQLGLALRAEVADLEAAGIGVVQVDEPAIRETLPLRREDRPAYLEWSVGSFRLATGGAAPATQVHTHLCYSEFDVVIDAVDHLDADVTSIEASRSRMDILPAVAAHGFERQLGPGVWDIHSPRVPSADECTELLRRAVDALGIERVWVNPDCGLKTRAYPETEASLRNLVEAARRLRP; encoded by the coding sequence ATGAGCACAACCGCCGCACTGCCCGCAGCCACCATCCTCGGATACCCCCGCATCGGGGCCGACCGCGAGCTCAAGCGCGCCGTCGAGGCCTACTGGCGCGGTGCCTCGGACGCCTCGACCCTGCGTGAGCAGGCCGCGGCGCTGCGCACCGCGACCAGGCAGCGCCTCACCGCCCTGGGCCTGACCGAGGCCTCGTCGGTCCCGGCCGACTTCACCCTCTACGACCAGGTCCTCCAGGTCACCGCCACCCTGGGCGCCGTCCCGGCGCGCTTCCGCGACCTCCTGGGCGCCGACCCGACGCGTCCCGGCGCCGTCGACCTCGACGGGTACTTCACCCTGGCCCGGGGTGAGGGCGAGCGGCCCGCCATGGAGATGACGAAGTGGCTCGACTCCAACTACCACTACCTCGTCCCCGAGATCGACGAGGCCACCCCGATCGACTACGTCGAGACCACCATCGCCGACCAGGTCCGCGAGGCCGTGGCCGTCGGCGTGACCCCGCGCCCCGTGGTCGTGGGACCCGTGTCCTACCTTCTGCTGTCCAAGGCCTCCGACGAGGCCGGTGAGGACTTCCACCCCCTGGACCGGCTCGGCGACGTCGTCGACGCCTACGGCCACCTCCTGGCCGACCTCCAGGCCGCCGGCGCCCAGTGGGTCCAGCTCGACGAGCCCGCGCTGACCTCCGACGCGTGGGACGTCGAGCAGGGACGGATCCTGGCCGCCGTGCGAGACGCCTACACGTGGCTCGGGGCGGTCGTCGAGCGCCCCGCCGTCCTCGTGGCCGGCACCTACGGCTCCCTCGGGGAGTCGCTGCCGGTCCTGGCCTCGACCCCCGTCGAGGCCGTGGCCCTCGACCTCGTCGCGGGCTCCGTGCCGCCGGCGCAGGAACTGGCCGCGCTTGAGGGCAAGGCCGTCGTCGCCGGAATCGTCTCGGGCCGCAACATCTGGCGCACCGACCTGGCTGCCGCCCTCGACACCCTTGAGGAGCTGCGTGCCGCCCTGCCCGAGGGGACGGCGGTCTCGGTGGCCACCTCGACCTCCCTGCAGCACGTGCCCCACGACGTCGAGCGTGAGACGGCCCTCGACCCGGCGGTGCGCTCCTGGCTGGCCTTCGCCGACCAGAAGGTCGGCGAGGTCCTCACCCTCGCCCGCGGCCTGGCCCAGGGGCGTGAGGCCGTGGCCGCCGAGCTGGCCCGGGACGCCGAGCTGCGCGCCGAGCGCGCCGCCCACCCGGGAGTCAACCGCCCCGAGGTGCGGTCCGCCGTCGCCGCCGTCACCGACGCCGACCGGACCCGCGCCCCCTACGCCGAGCGCAAGGCCGCCCAGGACGAGCGCCTCGGGCTGCCCGAGCTGCCGACCACGACCATCGGCTCCTTCCCCCAGACCGCGGAGATCCGCAAGGCGCGCGCCGCCCACCGCAGGGGCGAGCTCGACGCCGCCGGCTACGACGCGGCGATGCGCGCTGAGATCGCCAGGGTCGTGGCGCTTCAGGAGGAGCTCGGGCTCGACGTCCTCGTCCACGGCGAGGCTGAGCGCAACGACATGGTCCAGTACTTCGCCGAGCTCCTTGACGGGTTCAGCGCCACCGAGCACGGCTGGGTGCAGTCCTACGGCTCGCGATGCACCCGCCCCTCCATCCTGTGGGGCGACATCACCCGGCCCGCGCCGATGACCGTGGCCTGGTCGAGCTACGCCCAGTCGCTGACCGACAAGCCGATGAAGGGGATGCTCACCGGTCCGGTGACGATTATGGCCTGGTCCTTCGTGCGAGACGACGTCCCGCGGGCTCAGGTCGCCGACCAGCTCGGCCTGGCCCTGCGCGCCGAGGTCGCCGACCTCGAGGCAGCAGGCATCGGGGTCGTCCAGGTCGACGAGCCGGCCATCCGCGAGACCCTGCCGCTGCGCCGCGAGGACCGCCCCGCCTACCTGGAGTGGTCGGTCGGCTCCTTCCGCCTGGCCACCGGTGGCGCTGCGCCCGCCACCCAGGTCCACACCCACCTGTGCTACTCGGAGTTCGACGTCGTCATCGACGCGGTCGACCACCTCGACGCCGACGTCACCTCGATCGAGGCCTCGCGCTCCCGTATGGACATCCTGCCCGCCGTCGCCGCCCACGGCTTCGAGCGCCAGCTCGGCCCGGGCGTGTGGGACATCCACTCCCCGCGCGTGCCCAGCGCCGATGAGTGCACCGAGCTGCTCCGGCGCGCCGTCGACGCCCTGGGGATCGAGCGCGTGTGGGTCAACCCCGACTGCGGGCTCAAGACACGCGCCTACCCCGAGACCGAGGCCAGCCTGCGCAACCTCGTCGAGGCCGCCAGGCGCCTGCGCCCCTGA
- a CDS encoding methylenetetrahydrofolate reductase — MTRTHPGTATCRPSLSLELFPPRPGPHASQTWGALGRLLRARPDFVSVTYRPRFVTTAGGPRGQAAGSGSGPRPTRVHVIEERNPSEDVVAHVLETSEVPLMAHMTCIGYRKRDAVGIVRRFLDMGVRRFLALRGDPPAGVQPDDVVGELPRAEDLVRVIREVEAEYFDDGARHLQVAVAAYPADVDHGLGVEVLAAKQAAGADLAISQVFYEAEDYLALTRSCLYSGVDMPILPGIIPLTDLRRLTRLESLTGVRVPTDLRAALSSQGAGRAGSAGTGPVTRGIDATLRLATEVLEGGAPGLHLYTFNRTRPALDVISQLRLGGILSGSVPSRQAQHEVNRDYLNASPGGDRRAHPGPPGAGWSCPSPGPPAPERGAGP, encoded by the coding sequence ATGACCCGCACGCACCCCGGAACGGCGACCTGCCGGCCGAGCCTCTCCCTCGAGCTCTTCCCTCCCCGTCCCGGCCCCCACGCCTCACAGACCTGGGGCGCCCTGGGACGTCTCCTGCGCGCCCGGCCCGACTTCGTCTCGGTCACCTACCGCCCCCGCTTCGTCACGACCGCCGGAGGCCCGCGCGGCCAGGCTGCGGGATCCGGGTCGGGCCCGCGGCCCACCCGTGTCCACGTCATCGAGGAGCGCAACCCCTCGGAGGACGTCGTCGCCCACGTCCTGGAGACCTCCGAGGTCCCCCTCATGGCCCACATGACCTGCATCGGCTACCGCAAGCGCGACGCCGTCGGGATCGTGCGCCGCTTCCTCGACATGGGGGTGCGCCGCTTCCTCGCCCTGCGCGGGGACCCTCCCGCAGGCGTCCAGCCCGACGACGTCGTCGGCGAGCTTCCCCGTGCCGAGGACCTCGTGCGCGTCATCAGGGAGGTCGAGGCCGAGTACTTCGACGACGGCGCCAGGCACCTCCAGGTGGCCGTGGCCGCCTACCCCGCAGACGTCGACCACGGGCTCGGCGTCGAGGTCCTCGCCGCCAAGCAGGCAGCCGGGGCGGACCTGGCCATCAGCCAGGTCTTCTACGAGGCCGAGGACTACCTCGCGCTCACCCGCTCCTGCCTCTACTCCGGGGTGGACATGCCCATCCTCCCGGGCATCATCCCCCTGACCGACCTGCGGCGCCTCACCCGCCTGGAGTCCCTCACCGGCGTGCGCGTGCCCACCGACCTGCGCGCCGCCCTGAGCAGCCAGGGCGCAGGACGCGCCGGCAGCGCGGGCACCGGCCCGGTCACCCGCGGCATCGACGCCACGCTGCGGCTGGCCACCGAGGTCCTCGAGGGCGGTGCCCCCGGCCTGCACCTCTACACCTTCAACCGCACCCGGCCCGCCCTCGACGTCATCTCCCAGCTCCGGCTCGGAGGGATCCTCTCCGGCTCCGTGCCCAGCCGCCAGGCCCAGCACGAGGTCAACCGCGACTACCTCAACGCCAGCCCGGGAGGGGACCGGCGCGCCCACCCGGGTCCACCGGGAGCCGGCTGGTCCTGCCCGTCACCCGGCCCGCCCGCCCCCGAGCGGGGCGCCGGGCCGTGA
- a CDS encoding alpha/beta hydrolase family protein, with product MTEVRIATARGIALAGTLRLPANVTPVDLEAEGPAAVRQEGVVILAHDFLTDRHGLGDRLDMIAAAYRREGLATLQFDFSGLGLSDDDVITLAGEVEDIQAVSGWLASHGYVRQAIHANGFGATAALLARPERVRTAVLVGAVVGPQSILWENVFSPEQLDELDRHGLTRLPDDNPNPRQWDVLSKETLADVSLQSPDKTMADLPWPVLMLQGALTDELPDTADAAAQGFALLPEGSRLHRVRAADTAEAQAEVARLGAEWISRRLR from the coding sequence ATGACCGAGGTTCGCATCGCCACCGCCCGAGGCATCGCCCTGGCCGGGACGCTGCGTCTGCCCGCGAACGTGACACCGGTTGACCTGGAGGCCGAGGGGCCCGCCGCCGTGCGCCAGGAGGGGGTGGTCATCCTCGCCCACGACTTCCTCACCGACCGCCACGGCCTGGGCGACCGTCTCGACATGATCGCCGCGGCCTACCGGCGGGAGGGGCTGGCGACCCTCCAGTTCGACTTCTCGGGGCTGGGGCTGTCCGACGACGACGTCATCACCCTGGCCGGTGAGGTGGAGGACATCCAGGCCGTGTCCGGGTGGCTGGCCTCGCACGGGTACGTCCGCCAGGCGATCCACGCCAACGGCTTCGGCGCGACGGCTGCGCTGCTGGCCAGGCCGGAGCGGGTCCGTACGGCGGTGCTCGTGGGGGCGGTGGTCGGCCCCCAGTCGATCCTGTGGGAGAACGTCTTCTCCCCCGAGCAGCTCGACGAGCTCGACCGGCACGGCCTGACCCGGCTGCCCGACGACAACCCGAACCCGCGCCAGTGGGACGTGCTGAGCAAGGAGACCCTGGCGGACGTCTCGCTGCAGTCCCCGGACAAGACGATGGCCGACCTGCCCTGGCCGGTGCTCATGCTGCAGGGGGCGTTGACCGACGAGCTGCCGGATACCGCCGACGCCGCGGCCCAGGGCTTCGCGCTGCTGCCCGAGGGCAGCCGGCTGCACCGGGTGCGCGCCGCCGACACCGCTGAGGCCCAGGCGGAGGTGGCGCGGCTGGGCGCGGAGTGGATCAGCCGGCGCCTGCGCTGA
- a CDS encoding alpha/beta hydrolase, translating to MVLTSRPHGSSSLLSSRLPRRSILAAGALAAPLGALGLSSGTARAADASFGLTPVEGSPWYDPALRSVDFRFQAEGIQVFNPSVRVTLPESYDSSPDRRYPVLLLLHGGFGMYLSWSGPEHGNAIELTRGHDLIVVMPDGGGGSFYSNANHPLPGREAAWETFIMDRVLPFVHANFRTDPARMAIAGFSMGGWGALALGQRYWGHFRSISSYSGPSDCNPATVDGLGVAAIIWAGPAADYMNYPATANPPGSTWGGELYPEIAKGYNPMDNIEKYRGKRLFLRAGTGDILSAFAPLSGDQSLLLDELRRNGENAWNSAQEAVVHATNDRFSAALDAAGIEHDYVYHPGRTHEWGLWRDSLEEDLPGMMACLEA from the coding sequence ATGGTGCTCACGTCCCGTCCTCATGGTTCGTCCTCCCTGCTCAGCTCGCGACTGCCCCGGCGGAGCATCCTGGCCGCCGGCGCCCTCGCGGCGCCGCTCGGGGCGCTCGGCCTGTCCTCAGGTACCGCCCGCGCCGCCGACGCCTCCTTCGGTCTGACGCCCGTAGAGGGATCGCCCTGGTACGACCCGGCCCTGCGTTCGGTCGACTTCCGGTTCCAGGCCGAGGGGATCCAGGTCTTCAACCCCTCCGTCCGGGTGACGCTGCCCGAGAGCTACGACTCCTCCCCGGACCGCCGCTACCCCGTGCTCCTTCTCCTTCACGGAGGGTTCGGCATGTACCTCAGCTGGTCGGGCCCCGAGCACGGCAACGCCATCGAGCTGACCCGCGGGCACGACCTCATCGTCGTCATGCCGGACGGTGGCGGAGGCTCCTTCTACTCCAACGCCAACCACCCCCTGCCCGGCCGGGAGGCCGCCTGGGAGACCTTCATCATGGACAGGGTTCTTCCCTTCGTCCACGCCAACTTCCGCACCGACCCTGCGCGCATGGCGATCGCAGGCTTCTCCATGGGCGGCTGGGGCGCACTGGCCCTGGGGCAGCGGTACTGGGGCCACTTCCGGTCCATCAGCTCCTACTCCGGGCCGTCGGACTGCAACCCGGCGACCGTCGACGGGCTTGGGGTCGCCGCGATCATCTGGGCCGGTCCGGCCGCCGACTACATGAACTACCCGGCGACGGCCAACCCGCCGGGGTCGACGTGGGGCGGTGAGCTCTACCCCGAGATCGCCAAGGGGTACAACCCGATGGACAACATCGAGAAGTACCGGGGCAAGCGCCTGTTCCTGCGGGCCGGGACCGGAGACATCCTCTCCGCCTTCGCGCCCCTGTCGGGAGACCAGTCCCTCCTGCTCGATGAGCTGCGCCGCAACGGTGAGAACGCGTGGAACAGCGCGCAGGAGGCGGTCGTCCACGCCACCAACGACCGCTTCAGCGCGGCACTGGACGCCGCGGGGATCGAGCACGACTACGTCTACCATCCGGGACGCACCCACGAGTGGGGGCTGTGGCGAGACTCCCTCGAGGAGGACCTGCCCGGAATGATGGCCTGCCTCGAGGCGTGA
- a CDS encoding prepilin peptidase: MSPVMLASVIAVCLVSVGAAAGPVAKEVASYLAGKELQARRSCETVDDALVVRHRWLLSPVALGSVAGVTCGLTAAWGVGRGVGSLTIIAVPTVALLSAACCVDAACHRLPNRLLAATACWVLAAEAAAAVIGLAAAGTPATTAWPVLRAVLCAGGAGGLVLLAALVPSGLGMGDVKLSAVLGLWLGHLGVAAVVAGIVLGFVLAGVVAIVLMIAGVVDRKQHIALGPYLAAGAWLSWILEAVP, encoded by the coding sequence GTGAGTCCTGTCATGCTCGCAAGCGTCATCGCGGTCTGCCTCGTGTCGGTCGGTGCCGCGGCAGGACCAGTGGCGAAGGAGGTGGCGAGCTACCTCGCAGGCAAGGAGCTCCAGGCGCGGCGGTCCTGTGAGACGGTCGACGACGCGCTCGTGGTCCGCCACAGGTGGCTGCTGTCGCCGGTCGCCCTGGGCTCCGTGGCCGGCGTCACCTGTGGCCTGACCGCGGCGTGGGGAGTAGGTCGGGGCGTCGGGTCTCTCACCATCATCGCCGTGCCGACCGTCGCGCTCCTCAGTGCTGCGTGCTGCGTCGACGCAGCGTGCCACCGCCTGCCCAACCGCCTCCTTGCGGCGACTGCCTGCTGGGTGCTCGCGGCGGAGGCTGCTGCGGCGGTCATCGGGCTCGCTGCCGCAGGAACGCCGGCGACGACGGCGTGGCCCGTGCTCAGGGCGGTCCTGTGCGCCGGAGGAGCCGGTGGTCTGGTTCTCCTCGCCGCACTCGTGCCCTCCGGACTGGGCATGGGAGACGTCAAGCTGAGCGCCGTCCTGGGGCTGTGGCTCGGCCACCTGGGTGTCGCCGCCGTCGTGGCCGGGATCGTCCTGGGCTTCGTCCTGGCCGGAGTGGTGGCGATCGTCCTCATGATCGCGGGCGTGGTCGACAGGAAGCAGCACATCGCCCTCGGCCCCTACCTGGCCGCGGGGGCCTGGCTGTCCTGGATTCTCGAAGCCGTTCCGTAA
- a CDS encoding endonuclease/exonuclease/phosphatase family protein, which produces MILCLGVVLISFPDLLPTEPAQTERTPFAQLVALRGPQALGLAVVGGVLGVLALLRARHRKGARTALVAAVVLAVAAVQAGGLVERGLGAGTQSVGGGTTDSASWDGTVTVYTLNAMYSGADAAMVAGQVIDSGADVVVLPEADAAYGAEVGGLLAEEGLRYTVYTATAGEDSVVSAVPEAATTPHATQTDAGHEEPDTSVNDTTVLVSTALGEYKAQSQPGLGYGAVLLKPVGEATWGAGTRPTILGVHTVPPVGERMGRWRSSVSGVVSACAPEALEPGLIIAGDFNATIDHAPMRDLAGCAEAGEQAGIGGLSTWPTSSRTPLLGATIDHVLVDEATWRGRAGEVTEVPGTDHRGVVVELVPARR; this is translated from the coding sequence GTGATCCTGTGCCTGGGCGTCGTCCTCATCTCCTTCCCCGACCTCCTGCCAACCGAGCCGGCGCAGACCGAGCGCACCCCATTCGCCCAGCTCGTGGCTCTGCGCGGTCCCCAGGCACTCGGGCTGGCCGTTGTCGGAGGGGTGCTCGGCGTCCTCGCACTCCTGCGCGCCCGACACAGGAAGGGTGCACGCACGGCCCTCGTCGCCGCCGTCGTCCTGGCGGTGGCCGCGGTGCAGGCCGGAGGGCTCGTTGAGCGCGGCCTGGGTGCGGGTACCCAGAGCGTGGGAGGTGGCACAACCGACTCCGCCAGCTGGGACGGGACGGTGACGGTGTACACCCTCAACGCCATGTACTCCGGCGCCGACGCCGCCATGGTGGCCGGACAGGTCATCGACAGCGGTGCCGATGTCGTCGTGCTGCCCGAGGCAGACGCCGCCTACGGGGCCGAGGTCGGGGGCCTTCTGGCCGAGGAGGGCCTGCGCTACACGGTGTACACCGCCACGGCAGGCGAGGACTCGGTGGTCAGCGCGGTGCCGGAGGCGGCAACGACCCCGCACGCGACCCAGACTGACGCAGGACACGAGGAGCCGGACACGAGCGTCAACGACACGACTGTGCTCGTGTCCACGGCCCTGGGGGAGTACAAGGCGCAGTCCCAGCCCGGGCTCGGATACGGTGCCGTGCTGCTCAAGCCCGTCGGTGAGGCGACATGGGGAGCCGGAACACGCCCCACGATCCTGGGAGTGCACACGGTCCCGCCGGTGGGCGAGCGGATGGGGCGATGGCGCAGCTCGGTGTCCGGCGTCGTATCCGCCTGCGCGCCCGAGGCGCTGGAACCCGGGCTCATCATCGCCGGCGACTTCAACGCCACGATCGACCACGCTCCCATGCGGGACCTCGCAGGGTGCGCGGAGGCGGGCGAGCAGGCCGGGATCGGCGGGCTGTCCACCTGGCCGACCAGCTCGCGCACGCCCCTGCTCGGGGCGACCATCGACCACGTGCTCGTCGACGAGGCGACCTGGAGGGGCCGGGCCGGCGAGGTCACGGAGGTTCCCGGCACCGACCACCGCGGGGTCGTCGTCGAGCTCGTCCCGGCACGCCGATGA
- a CDS encoding SH2 domain-containing protein, which produces MSAILLTACVVVGSCSSVPWARQAPTPSPSPTALSDPYLCDIVSAEVLKTTLKFQAGHEYYLSHNRDEYDWWSCELVSPGLDQAVKIEYTDNDRWSTVMGDLSASSNGPVIENPDWRAESIGLPGHEGQGWYVTNASRREARILIWRYPDGYYLVISVRYKDGAPSPEDSTQAMQDLALTVVDKIPASFASDGGGMTAPDDGAT; this is translated from the coding sequence GTGAGTGCGATCCTCCTGACGGCATGCGTCGTGGTGGGCTCATGTTCCTCGGTGCCGTGGGCCAGACAGGCGCCGACGCCCTCACCGTCGCCGACCGCGTTGTCGGACCCGTATCTCTGCGATATCGTGTCGGCCGAGGTTCTCAAGACTACGCTCAAGTTTCAAGCCGGACACGAGTACTATTTGTCTCATAATAGAGACGAGTATGACTGGTGGTCGTGTGAACTAGTTTCACCGGGCCTCGACCAGGCTGTCAAGATCGAGTATACAGATAATGACAGATGGAGCACGGTGATGGGCGACCTGTCTGCGTCCTCGAATGGGCCAGTGATAGAGAACCCGGACTGGCGTGCTGAGTCGATCGGTCTTCCGGGTCATGAGGGTCAGGGTTGGTATGTTACGAATGCCTCTCGCCGGGAGGCGCGGATACTGATCTGGCGGTACCCGGACGGCTACTACCTCGTCATCTCGGTGAGGTACAAGGACGGTGCCCCATCTCCGGAGGACAGCACGCAGGCGATGCAGGACCTCGCCCTGACGGTCGTCGACAAGATCCCGGCGTCCTTCGCCTCCGACGGAGGTGGCATGACCGCACCGGACGACGGCGCCACCTGA
- a CDS encoding DUF6571 family protein, which translates to MTALNGLLEAQGTVYGTEFLVDLAGRFEDNPYDASSSGLEPKYGGAYEGSSMDPLYGVCMAMSNNPEAALTYFTPDGETGERPGEQSAERWKLLTERTWDPNVGLDSLTGAVAAASAYRNTSDSTVPQADARATWLVGQAIPYFAQDDAPEKTETMKENLAVVIGNSGEEFSAIASGQVIEDNVNDLGLEGYVSTADFESLVYDVIDNENAAGTMAAGLGQYHHGQIEAIVAGSDSPATGICDQYQGAAATMGYLEAVATRRAGDDEAAKQEAKGNVSTALSVFSTVLASGVGAVTGGTSWAVAGPLLYGVGSTVAQPIVVDEVTEDWDVPDTVEADDIQNVLHAQSYVDAARYGTLQSSTIAIGESIPTYGGTEPLCSQVDGQVVVNAPDPMTPDAAAYILGWRTAVTNSGSSDQQMIDLDEAVQTGWTKGAEQGKEGGE; encoded by the coding sequence ATGACTGCCCTCAACGGGCTCCTCGAGGCGCAGGGAACCGTCTACGGAACGGAATTTCTTGTCGATCTCGCCGGGCGGTTCGAGGACAACCCGTATGACGCCAGCTCATCGGGACTGGAGCCCAAATACGGCGGCGCATATGAGGGCTCCTCGATGGATCCGCTCTACGGTGTCTGCATGGCTATGAGCAACAATCCTGAGGCAGCACTCACCTATTTCACCCCGGACGGTGAAACCGGCGAACGGCCCGGTGAGCAGAGCGCGGAACGCTGGAAGCTCCTCACCGAGCGCACCTGGGATCCGAACGTGGGACTCGACTCGTTGACCGGTGCGGTCGCCGCAGCATCGGCCTACCGGAACACCAGCGACTCAACCGTGCCGCAGGCTGACGCTCGGGCGACCTGGCTCGTCGGTCAAGCCATCCCGTACTTCGCGCAGGACGACGCACCAGAGAAGACGGAAACCATGAAGGAGAACCTCGCGGTCGTCATCGGCAACAGCGGCGAGGAGTTCTCCGCCATCGCATCCGGTCAGGTGATCGAAGACAACGTCAATGATCTCGGCCTTGAAGGATATGTGTCGACAGCGGATTTCGAGTCCCTCGTCTACGACGTCATCGACAACGAGAACGCTGCCGGGACGATGGCCGCCGGGCTGGGTCAGTACCATCATGGCCAAATCGAGGCGATAGTCGCCGGTTCTGACAGCCCAGCAACCGGCATATGTGATCAATATCAAGGAGCCGCCGCGACAATGGGATACCTCGAGGCGGTCGCGACGAGGCGAGCGGGAGACGACGAGGCGGCGAAGCAGGAGGCCAAGGGCAATGTGAGTACGGCGCTGAGCGTGTTCTCGACCGTCCTCGCCTCTGGCGTCGGCGCGGTGACCGGAGGCACGAGCTGGGCGGTGGCAGGGCCCTTGTTGTACGGGGTGGGGTCGACGGTTGCGCAACCGATCGTCGTCGACGAGGTCACCGAGGACTGGGATGTGCCGGACACGGTGGAGGCCGACGACATCCAGAATGTGCTGCATGCGCAGTCCTATGTCGACGCGGCCCGGTACGGAACGCTCCAGTCGTCGACGATCGCGATCGGGGAGAGCATCCCGACCTATGGGGGAACGGAGCCGCTGTGCTCCCAGGTGGACGGTCAGGTCGTCGTCAACGCGCCCGACCCGATGACCCCCGACGCAGCGGCCTATATCCTCGGATGGAGGACCGCGGTCACCAACAGCGGCTCTTCTGACCAGCAGATGATAGACCTCGATGAGGCGGTCCAAACAGGCTGGACCAAGGGGGCAGAGCAGGGAAAAGAAGGCGGTGAGTGA
- a CDS encoding transposase family protein: protein MLSYRATLDVPSATARTVSAWLAAHRRWHDIRPHQRAATPWVQAVMVLRWLNEATSMRTLARDAGISIATAYRYLHEALQVISSQAPDLIEVITQLRHKGEPFVCLDGTLIRTDRVAARTERGNHSWYSGKHKAFGGNVQVITDHTGFPVWVSPVEPGSTHDLTAARAHALPALYKAASQGMPTLADKGYIGAGIGVLTPVKGARPCPDDATYNHLHASLRSPAERANAMLKNFKALQHVTLDPHTITHITATALVIISLNKQPR from the coding sequence ATGCTGTCCTATCGTGCCACCCTTGACGTGCCATCCGCTACCGCCCGAACCGTGTCGGCCTGGCTGGCGGCTCACCGCCGCTGGCACGACATTCGGCCTCATCAGAGGGCGGCGACGCCCTGGGTGCAGGCTGTGATGGTGCTGCGCTGGCTCAACGAGGCCACCAGCATGCGCACCCTGGCCCGAGACGCCGGCATCTCGATCGCCACCGCCTACAGGTACCTGCATGAGGCCCTCCAGGTCATCTCCTCCCAGGCCCCTGACCTGATCGAGGTCATCACCCAGCTGCGCCACAAGGGTGAGCCTTTCGTGTGCCTGGATGGCACCCTGATCCGCACCGACAGGGTCGCAGCCCGCACCGAACGGGGCAACCACTCGTGGTACTCGGGCAAGCACAAGGCCTTCGGGGGCAACGTCCAGGTCATCACCGACCACACCGGATTCCCGGTGTGGGTCTCGCCGGTCGAGCCGGGCTCGACCCACGACCTGACCGCTGCGCGCGCCCACGCGCTGCCCGCCCTGTACAAGGCCGCCTCCCAGGGCATGCCCACCCTGGCCGACAAGGGCTACATCGGCGCCGGCATCGGCGTGCTCACACCCGTCAAGGGCGCCAGACCCTGCCCCGACGACGCCACCTACAACCATCTGCACGCCAGTCTGCGCTCGCCTGCCGAGAGGGCCAATGCCATGCTCAAGAACTTCAAGGCCCTCCAACACGTCACCCTCGACCCGCACACCATCACCCACATCACCGCCACAGCCCTCGTCATCATCAGCCTCAACAAACAACCCCGGTGA